In Aegilops tauschii subsp. strangulata cultivar AL8/78 chromosome 3, Aet v6.0, whole genome shotgun sequence, one genomic interval encodes:
- the LOC109761437 gene encoding leucine-rich repeat receptor protein kinase MSP1 isoform X1 — protein sequence MIEKIERYTSPKNIIAMGSRSICLLILLVIFIPSSVMSESSDIKSLFTLRHSIAEEKGFLRSWFDSETPPCSWLGITCSGRSVVAIDLSSMPLYVRFPSCIGAFESLVLLNLSGCGFTGELPDTLGNLQRLQYLELNDNQLTGNLPASLYTLKMLKEMVLDNNLLHGQLSPAIGQLQHLTKLSISGNSISGGIPTELGSLQNLEFLDLHMNSLNGSIPAAFRNLSQLLHLDLSQNNLSGLIFSGISSLVNLMSLDLSSNNFVGPIPREIGQLENLRLLILGQNAFTATIPEEIGNLKRLQVLLLPECKLTGTIPWSISGLVSLEEFDISENHFDAELPTSIGLLGNLTQLIAKNAGLRGSIPRELSNCKKITLINLSFNAFTGSIPEELAELETVVSFSVEGNTLSGNIPDWIRNWANARSISVGQNLFSGPLPLLPLQHLLSFSAETNRLSGSVPAEICQGNSLQTLILHDNNLTGSIEETFKGCTNLTELNLLGNHLHGEIPGYLAELPLVSLELSLNNFTGMLPDRLWESSTLLQISLSNNQITGQIPDSIGRLSSLQRLQIDNNYLEGPIPQSVGYLRNLTILSLHGNGLSGNIPIELFNCRNLATLDLSSNNLTGHIPRAISNLTLLNSLILSYNQLSGAIPAEICVGFENEVHPDSEFVQHNGLLDLSYNRLTGQIPAAIKKCSMLMVLNLQGNLLNGTIPSELGELTNLTSINLSSNGLVGPMLPWSAPLVQLQGLILSNNHLNGTIPVEIGQVLPKISMLDLSGNVLTGSLPQSLLCNKYLNRLDVSNNNLSGKILFFCPMDGESSSSLLFFNSSSNHFSGTLDESISNFTQLSSLDIHNNSLTGSLPSALSDLSFLNYLDLSSNDFYGVIPCGICNIFGLTFANFSGNHIDMYSSSDCAAGGVCSTNGTGRRVAHPSHRVRRLGIICILSLAVIIVLVLLVFYLRHKLSRNSSLVIVPAGKAKATVEPTSTDELLGRKSREPLSINLATFQHSLLRVTIDDILKATKNFSKEHIIGDGGFGTVYRAALPEGRRVAIKRLHGGHQFQGDREFLAEMETIGKVKHPNLVPLLGYCVCGDERFLIYEYMENGSLEIWLRNRADAVEALGWPDRLKICLGSAHGLAFLHEGFVPHIIHRDMKSSNILLDVNFEPRVSDFGLARIISACETHVSTDIAGTFGYIPPEYGQTMKSSTKGDVYSFGVVMLELLTGRPPTGQEDLEGGGNLVGWVRWVIARGRRNELFDPCLPVSGVWREQMVRVLGIALDCTADEPWKRPSMVEVVKGLKMTQAMECGPLVVTVSRGGT from the exons ATGATTGAGAAG ATTGAACGTTACACAAGTCCAAAGAACATAATAGCAATGGGATCTCGAAGCATCTGCCTTCTCATTCTTCTTGTGATCTTCATCCCCAGCTCTGTCATGTCTGAATCAAGTGATATAAAAAGTTTGTTCACTCTGAGGCACTCAATTGCTGAAGAAAAAGGTTTCCTTCGCAGCTGGTTTGATTCAGAAACTCCCCCTTGCAGCTGGTTAGGTATAACCTGTTCGGGGCGTAGCGTTGTGGCCATAGACTTGTCCTCCATGCCACTCTACGTCCGGTTTCCTTCATGCATTGGGGCATTCGAGTCGCTTGTTCTGCTGAACTTAAGTGGGTGTGGGTTTACCGGTGAGCTTCCAGACACCCTGGGGAATTTGCAGCGTCTTCAGTACCTAGAACTGAATGATAACCAGCTTACTGGGAACCTGCCTGCCTCATTATATACCTTGAAGATGCTGAAAGAAATGGTGCTTGACAACAACTTGTTACATGGACAACTGAGCCCTGCAATTGGTCAGTTGCAGCATCTCACCAAGCTGTCCATATCCGGGAATTCCATCTCCGGTGGCATTCCTACAGAGTTGGGCAGTCTGCAGAACCTAGAGTTCCTGGACCTTCACATGAACAGCCTAAATGGATCGATACCAGCAGCTTTTCGTAATCTGTCTCAGCTGTTGCATCTTGATCTAAGCCAGAATAACCTCAGTGGATTAATATTTTCTGGAATAAGCTCATTGGTGAACCTTATGTCACTTGATCTGTCCTCAAACAATTTTGTGGGGCCAATACCTAGGGAGATTGGTCAATTGGAAAACCTTCGACTGCTGATTTTGGGCCAAAATGCGTTCACCGCGACCATTCCAGAAGAAATTGGTAATCTGAAGCGGCTTCAAGTACTTCTGCTCCCTGAATGCAAGCTCACAGGCACCATCCCTTGGTCAATCAGCGGTCTTGTAAGCCTGGAGGAATTTGACATATCAGAGAACCACTTCGATGCTGAACTCCCAACATCAATCGGTCTGCTTGGCAATCTGACACAGCTGATTGCGAAGAATGCAGGGCTCAGGGGGAGCATACCGAGAGAACTAAGTAACTGCAAGAAGATTACTCTCATAAATCTGTCATTTAATGCCTTCACTGGCTCCATCCCTGAAGAACTTGCAGAACTGGAAACTGTTGTCTCTTTTTCTGTGGAAGGGAACACACTATCAGGCAATATTCCAGATTGGATAAGGAACTGGGCAAATGCAAGATCTATATCAGTGGGTCAAAACTTGTTCAGTGGACCTTTGCCATTGCTGCCATTGCAGCATCTGCTCAGTTTCTCTGCAGAAACCAACCGTCTCTCAGGTTCTGTCCCTGCTGAGATATGTCAAGGCAACTCCCTGCAAACACTCATACTGCATGATAACAATCTGACTGGAAGTATCGAGGAAACTTTTAAAGGATGCACAAACCTCACCGAGCTGAACTTGCTAGGTAACCATCTTCATGGAGAGATACCAGGGTACCTGGCTGAGCTGCCTTTAGTTAGTCTGGAATTGTCCCTAAACAATTTCACAGGAATGCTGCCTGACAGGTTGTGGGAGTCATCAACTCTTTTGCAGATCTCTCTCAGCAATAATCAGATTACCGGCCAGATCCCAGATAGCATTGGTAGGCTGTCCAGCTTGCAGAGGTTGCAGATTGACAATAACTATTTGGAAGGACCCATACCACAGTCTGTCGGCTATCTACGAAATCTGACTATTCTGTCTCTGCATGGCAATGGGTTATCTGGGAACATTCCAATAGAACTCTTCAACTGCCGAAACCTTGCTACACTGGACCTGAGCTCTAATAATCTGACCGGGCACATCCCGAGGGCCATATCTAACTTGACATTGCTCAATAGCTTGATTTTGTCTTATAACCAGCTCTCTGGTGCTATTCCTGCTGAGATCTGTGTGGGGTTTGAAAATGAGGTTCACCCTGACTCGGAGTTTGTGCAGCATAACGGCCTTCTTGATCTGTCATACAACCGGTTGACTGGTCAGATTCCGGCAGCAATAAAGAAGTGTTCTATGCTGATGGTGCTAAACCTGCAAGGCAACTTGCTAAATGGCACCATTCCCTCAGAGCTTGGTGAGCTGACGAATCTTACAAGCATTAATCTGTCTTCTAATGGATTAGTTGGACCAATGCTTCCTTGGTCTGCACCATTGGTACAACTTCAAGGCCTTATTCTATCAAACAACCACCTAAATGGCACCATTCCTGTTGAGATAGGCCAAGTTCTTCCCAAAATTTCAATGCTAGACTTGTCCGGTAATGTACTTACCGGAAGTCTACCCCAGTCTTTGCTGTGCAACAAATATCTGAACCGCCTGGATGTCAGTAACAACAATCTCTCTGGGAAAATTTTATTCTTTTGTCCCATGGACGGAGAATCCTCAAGCTCACTGCTGTTCTTCAATTCAAGCAGTAACCATTTCTCAGGGACCCTAGACGAGTCTATCTCGAACTTCACACAACTGTCTTCTCTTGATATCCACAACAATAGCCTCACTGGAAGCTTACCATCAGCACTCTCTGATCTCAGCTTTTTGAACTATCTTGACCTCTCAAGCAATGATTTCTATGGTGTCATCCCTTGTGGTATTTGCAATATATTTGGCCTCACATTTGCCAACTTCTCTGGTAACCACATCGACATGTACAGCTCATCAGATTGTGCAGCAGGAGGTGTTTGTTCCACTAATGGCACTGGTCGTAGGGTGGCTCATCCATCTCATCGAGTTCGAAGATTGGGGATCATTTGTATCCTTTCACTTGCTGTCATCATTGTGTTAGTACTTCTGGTGTTTTATCTGAGACACAAACTATCGAGGAACAGTTCATTGGTTATTGTGCCCGCTGGTAAGGCCAAGGCTACTGTTGAGCCAACCTCAACTGATGAGCTCCTAGGAAGGAAGTCACGGGAACCTCTGAGTATCAATCTCGCAACTTTTCAGCATTCACTGTTGCGGGTCACCATTGATGATATACTGAAAGCCACAAAGAATTTCAGTAAAGAACACATCATAGGCGATGGTGGCTTTGGCACTGTCTATAGGGCGGCACTCCCTGAAGGTCGGAGAGTCGCGATCAAGAGGCTTCATGGTGGCCATCAGTTCCAGGGTGACCGTGAATTCCTAGCTGAGATGGAGACCATTGGAAAGGTGAAGCATCCAAACCTTGTTCCCCTGCTTGGTTACTGTGTTTGTGGCGACGAACGGTTCCTGATCTACGAGTACATGGAGAATGGGAGCCTTGAGATATGGCTGAGGAACCGAGCAGATGCGGTTGAAGCGCTTGGATGGCCAGACCGTCTCAAGATCTGCCTCGGTTCTGCCCATGGACTTGCTTTCCTTCATGAAGGATTTGTGCCTCATATCATCCACCGGGACATGAAATCAAGCAACATCCTGCTGGACGTGAACTTCGAGCCGAGGGTCTCTGACTTTGGCCTCGCAAGGATAATCAGCGCGTGCGAGACTCATGTCAGCACCGACATCGCCGGTACATTTGGATACATCCCCCCAGAGTACGGCCAGACAATGAAGTCCAGCACGAAAGGCGACGTGTACAGCTTTGGCGTCGTCATGCTGGAGCTGCTTACAGGACGGCCACCTACAGGGCAAGAGGACTTGGAAGGTGGTGGGAACCTTGTCGGCTGGGTACGATGGGTGATCGCTCGCGGAAGGAGGAATGAGCTGTTTGATCCTTGCCTGCCAGTCTCAGGCGTGTGGCGGGAGCAGATGGTGCGCGTGCTCGGCATCGCCCTGGACTGCACGGCCGACGAGCCGTGGAAGAGGCCAAGCATGGTGGAGGTGGTGAAGGGCCTCAAGATGACCCAGGCAATGGAGTGCGGGCCTCTGGTGGTGACGGTGTCCAGGGGCGGCACATAG
- the LOC109761437 gene encoding leucine-rich repeat receptor protein kinase MSP1 isoform X2: MGSRSICLLILLVIFIPSSVMSESSDIKSLFTLRHSIAEEKGFLRSWFDSETPPCSWLGITCSGRSVVAIDLSSMPLYVRFPSCIGAFESLVLLNLSGCGFTGELPDTLGNLQRLQYLELNDNQLTGNLPASLYTLKMLKEMVLDNNLLHGQLSPAIGQLQHLTKLSISGNSISGGIPTELGSLQNLEFLDLHMNSLNGSIPAAFRNLSQLLHLDLSQNNLSGLIFSGISSLVNLMSLDLSSNNFVGPIPREIGQLENLRLLILGQNAFTATIPEEIGNLKRLQVLLLPECKLTGTIPWSISGLVSLEEFDISENHFDAELPTSIGLLGNLTQLIAKNAGLRGSIPRELSNCKKITLINLSFNAFTGSIPEELAELETVVSFSVEGNTLSGNIPDWIRNWANARSISVGQNLFSGPLPLLPLQHLLSFSAETNRLSGSVPAEICQGNSLQTLILHDNNLTGSIEETFKGCTNLTELNLLGNHLHGEIPGYLAELPLVSLELSLNNFTGMLPDRLWESSTLLQISLSNNQITGQIPDSIGRLSSLQRLQIDNNYLEGPIPQSVGYLRNLTILSLHGNGLSGNIPIELFNCRNLATLDLSSNNLTGHIPRAISNLTLLNSLILSYNQLSGAIPAEICVGFENEVHPDSEFVQHNGLLDLSYNRLTGQIPAAIKKCSMLMVLNLQGNLLNGTIPSELGELTNLTSINLSSNGLVGPMLPWSAPLVQLQGLILSNNHLNGTIPVEIGQVLPKISMLDLSGNVLTGSLPQSLLCNKYLNRLDVSNNNLSGKILFFCPMDGESSSSLLFFNSSSNHFSGTLDESISNFTQLSSLDIHNNSLTGSLPSALSDLSFLNYLDLSSNDFYGVIPCGICNIFGLTFANFSGNHIDMYSSSDCAAGGVCSTNGTGRRVAHPSHRVRRLGIICILSLAVIIVLVLLVFYLRHKLSRNSSLVIVPAGKAKATVEPTSTDELLGRKSREPLSINLATFQHSLLRVTIDDILKATKNFSKEHIIGDGGFGTVYRAALPEGRRVAIKRLHGGHQFQGDREFLAEMETIGKVKHPNLVPLLGYCVCGDERFLIYEYMENGSLEIWLRNRADAVEALGWPDRLKICLGSAHGLAFLHEGFVPHIIHRDMKSSNILLDVNFEPRVSDFGLARIISACETHVSTDIAGTFGYIPPEYGQTMKSSTKGDVYSFGVVMLELLTGRPPTGQEDLEGGGNLVGWVRWVIARGRRNELFDPCLPVSGVWREQMVRVLGIALDCTADEPWKRPSMVEVVKGLKMTQAMECGPLVVTVSRGGT, translated from the coding sequence ATGGGATCTCGAAGCATCTGCCTTCTCATTCTTCTTGTGATCTTCATCCCCAGCTCTGTCATGTCTGAATCAAGTGATATAAAAAGTTTGTTCACTCTGAGGCACTCAATTGCTGAAGAAAAAGGTTTCCTTCGCAGCTGGTTTGATTCAGAAACTCCCCCTTGCAGCTGGTTAGGTATAACCTGTTCGGGGCGTAGCGTTGTGGCCATAGACTTGTCCTCCATGCCACTCTACGTCCGGTTTCCTTCATGCATTGGGGCATTCGAGTCGCTTGTTCTGCTGAACTTAAGTGGGTGTGGGTTTACCGGTGAGCTTCCAGACACCCTGGGGAATTTGCAGCGTCTTCAGTACCTAGAACTGAATGATAACCAGCTTACTGGGAACCTGCCTGCCTCATTATATACCTTGAAGATGCTGAAAGAAATGGTGCTTGACAACAACTTGTTACATGGACAACTGAGCCCTGCAATTGGTCAGTTGCAGCATCTCACCAAGCTGTCCATATCCGGGAATTCCATCTCCGGTGGCATTCCTACAGAGTTGGGCAGTCTGCAGAACCTAGAGTTCCTGGACCTTCACATGAACAGCCTAAATGGATCGATACCAGCAGCTTTTCGTAATCTGTCTCAGCTGTTGCATCTTGATCTAAGCCAGAATAACCTCAGTGGATTAATATTTTCTGGAATAAGCTCATTGGTGAACCTTATGTCACTTGATCTGTCCTCAAACAATTTTGTGGGGCCAATACCTAGGGAGATTGGTCAATTGGAAAACCTTCGACTGCTGATTTTGGGCCAAAATGCGTTCACCGCGACCATTCCAGAAGAAATTGGTAATCTGAAGCGGCTTCAAGTACTTCTGCTCCCTGAATGCAAGCTCACAGGCACCATCCCTTGGTCAATCAGCGGTCTTGTAAGCCTGGAGGAATTTGACATATCAGAGAACCACTTCGATGCTGAACTCCCAACATCAATCGGTCTGCTTGGCAATCTGACACAGCTGATTGCGAAGAATGCAGGGCTCAGGGGGAGCATACCGAGAGAACTAAGTAACTGCAAGAAGATTACTCTCATAAATCTGTCATTTAATGCCTTCACTGGCTCCATCCCTGAAGAACTTGCAGAACTGGAAACTGTTGTCTCTTTTTCTGTGGAAGGGAACACACTATCAGGCAATATTCCAGATTGGATAAGGAACTGGGCAAATGCAAGATCTATATCAGTGGGTCAAAACTTGTTCAGTGGACCTTTGCCATTGCTGCCATTGCAGCATCTGCTCAGTTTCTCTGCAGAAACCAACCGTCTCTCAGGTTCTGTCCCTGCTGAGATATGTCAAGGCAACTCCCTGCAAACACTCATACTGCATGATAACAATCTGACTGGAAGTATCGAGGAAACTTTTAAAGGATGCACAAACCTCACCGAGCTGAACTTGCTAGGTAACCATCTTCATGGAGAGATACCAGGGTACCTGGCTGAGCTGCCTTTAGTTAGTCTGGAATTGTCCCTAAACAATTTCACAGGAATGCTGCCTGACAGGTTGTGGGAGTCATCAACTCTTTTGCAGATCTCTCTCAGCAATAATCAGATTACCGGCCAGATCCCAGATAGCATTGGTAGGCTGTCCAGCTTGCAGAGGTTGCAGATTGACAATAACTATTTGGAAGGACCCATACCACAGTCTGTCGGCTATCTACGAAATCTGACTATTCTGTCTCTGCATGGCAATGGGTTATCTGGGAACATTCCAATAGAACTCTTCAACTGCCGAAACCTTGCTACACTGGACCTGAGCTCTAATAATCTGACCGGGCACATCCCGAGGGCCATATCTAACTTGACATTGCTCAATAGCTTGATTTTGTCTTATAACCAGCTCTCTGGTGCTATTCCTGCTGAGATCTGTGTGGGGTTTGAAAATGAGGTTCACCCTGACTCGGAGTTTGTGCAGCATAACGGCCTTCTTGATCTGTCATACAACCGGTTGACTGGTCAGATTCCGGCAGCAATAAAGAAGTGTTCTATGCTGATGGTGCTAAACCTGCAAGGCAACTTGCTAAATGGCACCATTCCCTCAGAGCTTGGTGAGCTGACGAATCTTACAAGCATTAATCTGTCTTCTAATGGATTAGTTGGACCAATGCTTCCTTGGTCTGCACCATTGGTACAACTTCAAGGCCTTATTCTATCAAACAACCACCTAAATGGCACCATTCCTGTTGAGATAGGCCAAGTTCTTCCCAAAATTTCAATGCTAGACTTGTCCGGTAATGTACTTACCGGAAGTCTACCCCAGTCTTTGCTGTGCAACAAATATCTGAACCGCCTGGATGTCAGTAACAACAATCTCTCTGGGAAAATTTTATTCTTTTGTCCCATGGACGGAGAATCCTCAAGCTCACTGCTGTTCTTCAATTCAAGCAGTAACCATTTCTCAGGGACCCTAGACGAGTCTATCTCGAACTTCACACAACTGTCTTCTCTTGATATCCACAACAATAGCCTCACTGGAAGCTTACCATCAGCACTCTCTGATCTCAGCTTTTTGAACTATCTTGACCTCTCAAGCAATGATTTCTATGGTGTCATCCCTTGTGGTATTTGCAATATATTTGGCCTCACATTTGCCAACTTCTCTGGTAACCACATCGACATGTACAGCTCATCAGATTGTGCAGCAGGAGGTGTTTGTTCCACTAATGGCACTGGTCGTAGGGTGGCTCATCCATCTCATCGAGTTCGAAGATTGGGGATCATTTGTATCCTTTCACTTGCTGTCATCATTGTGTTAGTACTTCTGGTGTTTTATCTGAGACACAAACTATCGAGGAACAGTTCATTGGTTATTGTGCCCGCTGGTAAGGCCAAGGCTACTGTTGAGCCAACCTCAACTGATGAGCTCCTAGGAAGGAAGTCACGGGAACCTCTGAGTATCAATCTCGCAACTTTTCAGCATTCACTGTTGCGGGTCACCATTGATGATATACTGAAAGCCACAAAGAATTTCAGTAAAGAACACATCATAGGCGATGGTGGCTTTGGCACTGTCTATAGGGCGGCACTCCCTGAAGGTCGGAGAGTCGCGATCAAGAGGCTTCATGGTGGCCATCAGTTCCAGGGTGACCGTGAATTCCTAGCTGAGATGGAGACCATTGGAAAGGTGAAGCATCCAAACCTTGTTCCCCTGCTTGGTTACTGTGTTTGTGGCGACGAACGGTTCCTGATCTACGAGTACATGGAGAATGGGAGCCTTGAGATATGGCTGAGGAACCGAGCAGATGCGGTTGAAGCGCTTGGATGGCCAGACCGTCTCAAGATCTGCCTCGGTTCTGCCCATGGACTTGCTTTCCTTCATGAAGGATTTGTGCCTCATATCATCCACCGGGACATGAAATCAAGCAACATCCTGCTGGACGTGAACTTCGAGCCGAGGGTCTCTGACTTTGGCCTCGCAAGGATAATCAGCGCGTGCGAGACTCATGTCAGCACCGACATCGCCGGTACATTTGGATACATCCCCCCAGAGTACGGCCAGACAATGAAGTCCAGCACGAAAGGCGACGTGTACAGCTTTGGCGTCGTCATGCTGGAGCTGCTTACAGGACGGCCACCTACAGGGCAAGAGGACTTGGAAGGTGGTGGGAACCTTGTCGGCTGGGTACGATGGGTGATCGCTCGCGGAAGGAGGAATGAGCTGTTTGATCCTTGCCTGCCAGTCTCAGGCGTGTGGCGGGAGCAGATGGTGCGCGTGCTCGGCATCGCCCTGGACTGCACGGCCGACGAGCCGTGGAAGAGGCCAAGCATGGTGGAGGTGGTGAAGGGCCTCAAGATGACCCAGGCAATGGAGTGCGGGCCTCTGGTGGTGACGGTGTCCAGGGGCGGCACATAG